A section of the Ranitomeya imitator isolate aRanImi1 chromosome 7, aRanImi1.pri, whole genome shotgun sequence genome encodes:
- the LOC138644858 gene encoding gamma-crystallin 2, whose product MGKIIFFEDRNFQGRCYECSGDCADLHSYFSRCNSIRVDSGCWMLYERPNYLGHQYFLKKGEYPDYQQWMGFSDSIRSCRVIPQQRGPHKLKIYEKEEFRGQMLEVLEDCPSVFEIFKNHDINSCNVLDGQWIFYEQPNYRGKQYFLKPGEYRRFSDWGSLNAKVSSFRRVLDIC is encoded by the exons ATGGGAAAG ATCATCTTCTTTGAGGACAGGAACTTCCAGGGCCGCTGCTATGAGTGCAGCGGGGACTGTGCTGACCTCCATTCCTACTTCAGTCGCTGTAATTCTATCCGAGTAGATAGTGGCTGCTGGATGCTGTATGAGCGTCCTAACTATTTGGGTCACCAATATTTCCTTAAGAAGGGAGAATATCCTGACTATCAGCAATGGATGGGATTCAGTGACTCTATCAGGTCTTGCCgagttataccacag caaagaGGACCCCATAAACTGAAGATTTATGAGAAAGAAGAGTTTAGAGGGCAAATGCTTGAAGTTTTAGAAGATTGTCCTTCTGTCTTTGAGATCTTCAAGAACCATGATATCAACTCTTGTAATGTGCTTGATGGTCAGTGGATCTTTTATGAGCAGCCCAACTATCGGGGAAAACAATATTTTCTGAAACCTGGAGAATATAGACGTTTCAGTGATTGGGGATCCCTCAATGCAAAAGTGAGTTCCTTTAGAAGAGTGCTGGACATCTGCTAA